CCGTGGGGCTTTGGAAATACTGGAGCCAGGCGGGATCTTAGTCACCTGTTCATGCTCCGGCCGCGTCACGCGTCCCGACTTTATGAAGATGCTTCAGAAAGTCGGCCGCCAGACCCGCCGCGATCTGATCCTGTTCGAAAATCGCGGCGCTGCAGCCGATCACCCCGTGCGGCTGTCGTGTCCCGAGACCGACTATCTGAAGTGTGTGATCTGCGAAGCCCGCTGATCCCGGGCTGCAAGCATCTGCGATGGGACCTGTTTTCCGGAGGTGCGCCGCTGCGCGTCGACCTCCGGCTACCTTCTGCGATCCCTGTGGGATCGTTTCATGCGTTGGGACCTGCGCTGCGGAGATGCACCGCTGCGCGTCGGCCTCCGGCTGCCATCTTCGATCGATCCCTGCGGGAGCCGCTCTCGTTGGCGCGCATCCACCATTCCGAAGGAATCGCAGAGGGTAGCCGGTGGTGAGAGCGTCGCGAACACCACCGGAACCGATCGCGTGATCAAACGCTGCCCCCGGCGCGGGGGCACACTCCGATCCGACCTCTGTGTTGGCCCCGGCCCCATTCTTCCGATTGAGCCCGCCCCCGTCGGTCGATCCGCCGCCAACAACTTGGCATAATATTGCCTTGGCCTTCCGCATGGTGACTCGGCCAGCCCATTTGTTTCTGCTCCATAGGCTTCAAAGAGCTTTTCGTATGTTCAAGATGTTAAACGCAAACGTGTTGCGCTCCGCCGTGCTGGCGACCACGACAATGGTTAGCTGTTTCGCGGGTGCCGTGGCCCGTGCCGAAGAGCCTGCCGCAAAAGGCCCGGCCACCGAGGTGACGAAGCTCGACGGACTTGTCGCGTTTTGGGACTTCCAAGAACCGGCCGGACAGCCGCGGATTACGCGAGCTGGAGAACCGTTGGCACTTCAAGAAATGAAGGGGCCGATCGCACGTGTCGATGGAGGCGTGTTTGGTCCCCATGCGGCTCGGATCCGATCGGGACAATGGTTCATGATCCCGCGACCTCAGATCGGCGGGCTCGACATCCATGGACCGGAGGCTCAAGTGACGGTCGTCGCTTGGATCCGGCGCGATGGGAAGCAGCACTGGCAAGCGATCGCCGGGGCTTGGGATGAGACGCGGCGGAAGCGGCAGTACTGCCTGTTCCTCAACGCACCTCGTGGCACCAAAGCCGACGAGATGAAGCGTTACCCGTTAAAGAATCGCATCCACGGCCACGTCTCTGGCGTCGGCGGGCCCACGCCGGGCGAGCGATACTGCATCACGTATTCCAGCGGCGCGACGGAGATCTCGCTGAAGGAATGGCATTGTCTGGCGATGACTTACGATGGCCAACAATCGTGCGTCTACGTCGACGGCCGGCTCGATGCTCGCTCGCAATACAACCCGTTCCCCTACACCAATGGCTTGTTCGACGGCGGATCCGATGGCGCCGCATTCACTGTCGGCGCAGTCCATCGCAGCGAGGAATGGGGCAACTTTTTTGACGGCGAGATCGGCGGGCTGGCTGTCTTCCGGCGGGCGTTGAGCGAACGCGAACTGCTTTCGTTGGCGAATCAGATTCCGCTGCCCGATGCCTCGGGCGATCGCTGAGCCTCGACCGCATCAGCTCCCTCGCGACGGCTGAAACCTCGTCGCATTCGCCCACAAGCAGCTCGGGGGCGAATCGTGCGTCAAGGATGCGAGCGCGGGATCGTCTTCGTTGGTCTCGGAGGGGATCTTGGCCGCTGGGACATCGCGGCGGACGCTCGCCAAGCAAGTGAAAGCGAACCAACCACAACGTCTTGCCGAACTGCATGCCTTGTCCACAATCGCTCTGCTAAGTCGCAGGTTGTTCGATTGGGATCGGTGGGGGGGCGAGAGTTTGGCGGCTGGCGCGGAGCGAAAAGTAGCATTGGCATCCGATCATGCAGAGCAGCGATACGAGGCCGACGGCGTAACAGGTGGGGCGGAAGAACGCCATGAAATCGCCTCCCGGTTGGAACGCGTTTTTGGTCAGCATCACGCCGACGTATCCGAGGTAGCCGATCGAATCGGCAAGGTACATCAAGTGGACGAGATTGCCGCGATCGCGCGTCATCGCAATCAATCGCTCAAAGATCGTGGTGTGCGTGGCGACGTAGGGAAGGTAGAGTCCGACGCCGATCAAGACCATAAACAGGAACGGCGAGATCAGTCCGACGTGTTGCCCATAAGTCGACATCAGCAAGATCGCAAACCCGATCGAACAGGTTGCCAGGGCGAGTTTAAACCCGCGGTAGTTGTCGCTGACCAGCATCGCCGCTCCGTTGGCTAGGGTGACGCCGAGGCCGACCCATAGTTCGGAGTAACTGAACAGCTCGGGAGTCGTTGCGACGCCTAGGCTCTCCCAGAGTTGTGGAGCAAAGTCGGAACGGACGCTGCGCACGATGGTGACTAACAAATACATCACCAACAGCGGCGTTAAACCCCAGGCGTAGCGCGAGAAGAAAGCGCGACGTTCTTGCGAAGTGAGTGGTGTCCGTTCGCTGCGGGCTTCGATATCGGCTTCGCTGGGGGGCGGGATCTGTCGCAGCATCCAGACAAAACCGAACAGCGGGAGAAGGAACAGCGCGCCAGCGGACGCAGGCATCCAAAATCCCGGAACGCCCATATCCAGCAAGCCCTTGCCGACCGACTTGGTGACGCCATCGGAAAGGATAAAGCTGGTGCAAAGGATCGCCGCCAACGCTTCGGTTTGCTTGCGACCTTCCAGGAATCCAAGGACCAAGCCAAAGACCATTCCCAACGGCAAGCCGTTTAATACCAGGCAGATTAAGTTATACGGTGCCGGAACCAATCCGAATCCGATCAACGCGAGTTCGGCGAACAGGATCAAGCCGATGATGCTGATCGCGCGGCGATTGGTCGGCAGTTCCGAAAGAACCTTGATCCCCAGAAACTTCGACACCATGTATCCGAACACCTGCGCCGCCACGGCAACTGTTTTATAGCCCCACCCCCATGCCGTGAGGTCGTCATAGTCGATCACGGTAAACGGTTTGCGGAAGGCATACATGCAGAAGTAGGTGCCGAAGGCGGCCATGCTGCCCCAAAGCATTGGTGACCAAGCCGCTGCGGATTGCCAGACGGTTGGATTGCTACGGGATGGTGTGTCCATGGATGAATCCGGTGGGATCTGAGGTGGCATGCAAGCGACAGCTATTAGATAACACGCGTCACCGCATCATTCAAAGCTGCTTCACGAAATCCTCACAATTGGTGGGCTCGTGGTGCGAGCGGATTCGTTGTTTACTAGCTTCCAAACCACCGCTGCCTGGATTCCGGACCAGTCCCTCTTGCACGAATCCAGCAACGGCATCGGCGGCATCGGGATACATTGTTTCGACATGAGTTCGCTGTGCCGCGCCCCGCGGCGCGGTTGCGTAGAGTGAAAAGACAGATCGTGGCAACGGCGTCCGGAGTCAGCTCCACGATCGCTGTGCAGCAGAAGAGATCCGAGGGTAAAAAACGATGACCAAAAAATGTGACGTCGCCGTGGTTGGTGCCGGGATTGTTGGACTGGCACACGCCTGGATGGCGGCAGCCCGCGGCAAGAAGGTGCTGTTGGTCGAACGATCTGCCGTAGCCA
Above is a genomic segment from Rosistilla ulvae containing:
- a CDS encoding DUF5690 family protein, translating into MDTPSRSNPTVWQSAAAWSPMLWGSMAAFGTYFCMYAFRKPFTVIDYDDLTAWGWGYKTVAVAAQVFGYMVSKFLGIKVLSELPTNRRAISIIGLILFAELALIGFGLVPAPYNLICLVLNGLPLGMVFGLVLGFLEGRKQTEALAAILCTSFILSDGVTKSVGKGLLDMGVPGFWMPASAGALFLLPLFGFVWMLRQIPPPSEADIEARSERTPLTSQERRAFFSRYAWGLTPLLVMYLLVTIVRSVRSDFAPQLWESLGVATTPELFSYSELWVGLGVTLANGAAMLVSDNYRGFKLALATCSIGFAILLMSTYGQHVGLISPFLFMVLIGVGLYLPYVATHTTIFERLIAMTRDRGNLVHLMYLADSIGYLGYVGVMLTKNAFQPGGDFMAFFRPTCYAVGLVSLLCMIGCQCYFSLRASRQTLAPPPIPIEQPAT
- a CDS encoding LamG domain-containing protein gives rise to the protein MFKMLNANVLRSAVLATTTMVSCFAGAVARAEEPAAKGPATEVTKLDGLVAFWDFQEPAGQPRITRAGEPLALQEMKGPIARVDGGVFGPHAARIRSGQWFMIPRPQIGGLDIHGPEAQVTVVAWIRRDGKQHWQAIAGAWDETRRKRQYCLFLNAPRGTKADEMKRYPLKNRIHGHVSGVGGPTPGERYCITYSSGATEISLKEWHCLAMTYDGQQSCVYVDGRLDARSQYNPFPYTNGLFDGGSDGAAFTVGAVHRSEEWGNFFDGEIGGLAVFRRALSERELLSLANQIPLPDASGDR